Proteins from a single region of Chromobacterium sp. ATCC 53434:
- the gntB gene encoding guanitoxin biosynthesis L-arginine gamma (S) hydroxylase: protein MRDQSLGLLSKFRICDEIKADLAHLYTRNNWRWVLSWGSDIAVIAAAIGLSQLTPYAYPLTILLIGSRQRALASLLHDASHLTLTRNHRLSRFIGQYLTGLPVFQDFDSYRHSHVQMHHRFLGDPNRDPDYIYYIESGLQGTEDRFEFFFRHFLRTLALLKVFEYLNYLIRHRIASLFRSPVGAIQLLTVHACLFMILYAATGPTGYLLFWLLPYLTSFQIIGWLSEVSEHFGLFGKESNELRMTRNRFPSWWERLFIGMHGDNLHLTHHLLAAIPYWNLHAAHKILMQDEQYALANSRTGGILSRGQHPSSVIGQILDGYRTPAAATHSTSSTLLRRAGSDPV, encoded by the coding sequence ATGCGGGATCAATCGTTGGGGCTGCTGAGCAAATTCCGAATCTGTGACGAGATCAAGGCCGACCTCGCGCATCTATATACGAGAAACAACTGGCGCTGGGTACTATCTTGGGGTAGCGACATCGCGGTGATCGCCGCCGCGATTGGATTATCTCAACTGACTCCTTATGCATACCCGCTGACGATCTTGCTAATCGGCTCACGCCAACGCGCGCTTGCGTCGCTGCTGCACGACGCCTCCCATCTGACCCTTACTCGGAATCACCGCCTGAGCCGTTTCATCGGCCAATATCTGACCGGCCTGCCGGTGTTTCAAGATTTCGATTCGTATCGCCATTCGCATGTACAGATGCATCACCGCTTTCTCGGCGACCCAAATCGCGATCCGGATTACATCTACTATATCGAATCGGGCTTACAAGGCACAGAGGACCGCTTCGAATTCTTTTTCAGGCATTTCCTTAGAACGCTGGCTCTGTTGAAGGTATTTGAATACCTCAACTATCTGATTCGCCATCGCATCGCTTCGCTTTTTCGCTCGCCCGTCGGCGCCATCCAGCTGCTGACCGTACACGCATGCCTGTTTATGATTCTCTATGCTGCGACCGGCCCCACCGGCTACCTGTTATTCTGGTTGCTACCTTATTTAACGTCGTTTCAAATCATAGGCTGGCTGTCGGAGGTGTCCGAGCACTTTGGGCTGTTTGGCAAGGAATCCAACGAGCTGCGGATGACACGCAATCGTTTTCCATCCTGGTGGGAGCGCCTATTCATAGGCATGCACGGTGACAATCTCCACCTCACGCATCACCTGCTCGCCGCCATTCCCTACTGGAACCTGCATGCGGCGCACAAGATTCTCATGCAAGACGAGCAATATGCTCTGGCGAACTCGCGCACAGGCGGTATTTTGTCTCGCGGCCAGCACCCGTCCTCCGTCATCGGGCAAATTCTTGACGGGTATCGGACACCGGCAGCCGCCACGCATTCCACGTCATCGACCTTGTTGCGTCGCGCAGGGTCCGATCCCGTGTGA
- a CDS encoding IS630 family transposase gives MEKIDVRKLELAAREQLRRTAIRMYKRGRSQASIAEELGLRRPTISAWVVREAALGAQGFKEQKRGRAEGTGRRLTEAQEARIKQDIVDRTPDQMKLRFALWSAQAVKAVIKQMFLIDLPIRTVRLYLARWGFTPQRPLKRAYEQRPAAVEKWLKEEYPAIVARAKAEMAEISWGDESAVSSVEHFPRGYAPKGQTPVLVLSQSKRARINLISAITNQGKMRFMLYRETLTARVLIKFLMRLIRDAGGKKVFLILDNLRVHHSKLVQAWLEEEENKKAIELFFLPSYSPELNPDEYLNGDLKARMSAGEPVRSDGQLQGKVLSHLRSLQKQPARIRSYFRHEKIRYAA, from the coding sequence ATGGAAAAAATCGATGTGCGCAAGCTTGAACTGGCCGCCCGTGAGCAGCTGAGGCGTACCGCTATCCGGATGTACAAGCGAGGCCGGTCTCAAGCCAGTATTGCCGAAGAACTCGGGCTGCGCCGCCCCACCATTTCCGCCTGGGTGGTGCGTGAGGCAGCACTAGGTGCGCAGGGATTCAAAGAACAGAAGCGCGGTCGCGCCGAAGGCACCGGCCGTCGGCTGACCGAGGCGCAGGAAGCCCGGATCAAGCAGGACATCGTGGATCGCACGCCAGACCAGATGAAGCTGAGGTTTGCCCTGTGGAGTGCTCAGGCGGTCAAGGCTGTAATCAAGCAGATGTTTCTGATCGATCTGCCGATCCGTACTGTCCGTCTGTACTTGGCCCGCTGGGGCTTTACGCCGCAGCGCCCGCTCAAACGCGCTTATGAGCAGCGACCGGCAGCAGTCGAGAAATGGCTCAAGGAGGAATACCCGGCTATCGTCGCGCGTGCCAAAGCGGAAATGGCTGAAATCAGCTGGGGCGACGAATCGGCGGTGTCGAGTGTTGAGCACTTTCCGCGTGGCTACGCCCCAAAAGGCCAAACCCCAGTTCTGGTGTTATCCCAATCGAAAAGAGCGCGCATCAACTTGATTTCGGCCATTACCAACCAAGGCAAGATGCGCTTCATGCTGTACCGGGAGACCTTGACGGCCCGGGTGCTGATCAAGTTTCTGATGCGGCTGATCCGTGATGCTGGCGGCAAGAAGGTGTTCTTGATCCTCGACAACTTGCGCGTGCATCACAGCAAGCTGGTGCAAGCATGGTTGGAGGAGGAAGAGAACAAGAAGGCGATTGAGTTGTTCTTCCTGCCCAGCTACTCACCGGAACTGAACCCGGATGAATACTTGAACGGCGACCTGAAGGCCAGAATGAGCGCAGGTGAGCCGGTTCGATCAGACGGTCAACTTCAAGGGAAAGTGCTGTCCCATTTACGCTCATTGCAGAAGCAGCCGGCCAGAATCCGGTCGTACTTCCGGCATGAAAAAATCCGCTACGCGGCATGA
- the aguA gene encoding agmatine deiminase, with translation MAFIKSMVIKMNIKTHNSLPAADGFHMPAEWAEHQAVWMIWPQRPDNWRHAGREAQQAFAAIAKAISATTPVFMAVPEPFMSQARAVMPSEVTLVAMNSDDCWMRDSGPTMVIDQAGHLRGVDWKFNAWGGFNGGLYHPWDQDSEVASQVLARHGFDRYAAPLVLEGGSIHVDGEGTLLTTAECLLNPNRNPDLSKAQIEALLAEHLDVTHFIWLPEGVFMDETDGHIDNMCCFARPGEVVLHWVDDEQDPQYPRSQAAYEVLSKARDAKGRQLKIHKMLAPGPLFYQQDETAGVVDSGQAVPREVGERMAASYVNFLISNGQIIFPLLDERTDAAAASRLQEIFPEYRIVGVPAREVLLGGGNIHCITQQIPAGKAS, from the coding sequence ATGGCATTTATCAAGTCGATGGTGATCAAAATGAACATTAAAACGCACAATAGCCTACCTGCCGCCGACGGTTTTCACATGCCGGCCGAGTGGGCTGAGCATCAGGCGGTATGGATGATCTGGCCGCAGCGCCCGGATAACTGGCGCCATGCCGGACGCGAGGCGCAACAGGCCTTTGCTGCCATCGCCAAAGCCATTTCGGCGACCACGCCTGTGTTCATGGCCGTGCCGGAACCGTTCATGTCGCAGGCGCGCGCAGTCATGCCGTCCGAAGTCACCCTGGTCGCAATGAATAGCGATGACTGCTGGATGCGCGACAGCGGCCCGACCATGGTGATCGATCAGGCGGGCCATCTGCGTGGCGTGGACTGGAAGTTCAATGCCTGGGGCGGCTTCAATGGCGGGCTGTACCATCCCTGGGATCAGGATAGTGAAGTGGCGAGCCAGGTGTTGGCCCGGCATGGCTTTGATCGCTACGCAGCCCCGCTGGTGCTGGAAGGCGGCTCGATTCATGTAGATGGTGAAGGTACGCTGCTAACCACCGCAGAATGTCTGCTCAATCCCAATCGCAATCCGGATTTGTCCAAAGCCCAGATCGAGGCCTTGCTTGCCGAGCATCTGGATGTGACACACTTCATCTGGCTGCCGGAAGGCGTGTTCATGGATGAAACCGACGGTCACATCGACAATATGTGCTGCTTTGCCCGTCCTGGCGAGGTTGTGCTGCACTGGGTCGATGATGAACAGGATCCGCAGTATCCACGTTCGCAGGCCGCCTACGAAGTGCTGTCCAAAGCGCGCGACGCCAAGGGTCGCCAGCTCAAGATCCACAAGATGCTGGCCCCGGGTCCCTTGTTCTATCAGCAGGATGAAACGGCTGGTGTGGTGGATAGCGGGCAGGCGGTGCCGCGTGAGGTTGGCGAGCGCATGGCCGCTTCTTATGTCAATTTCCTGATCAGCAACGGACAGATTATTTTCCCGCTGCTGGATGAGCGTACCGATGCCGCGGCAGCCAGCCGCTTGCAGGAGATCTTCCCGGAGTACCGGATTGTCGGCGTCCCGGCACGTGAGGTACTACTGGGTGGCGGCAATATTCACTGCATCACCCAGCAGATCCCGGCAGGAAAGGCTAGCTGA
- a CDS encoding amino acid adenylation domain-containing protein, producing MSDAAGRIYPIGTEARLSMSQEQAWFLEMLVPDSIAYNFQAVLNLRGELDVGALERALGQLVQRHQSLSTVFFERDGEPVQRIEGAWPVTLPIVDLSRMAGATRDAYIGSLIQMETAQKIDVGVLPLLRWVLFKRGERDHALLHIEHHLIHDGWSFRLFLRELSHFYNAERGRADLAQLEPAIQFVDYCNFEHEWLDSTAGRDGRAYWRQRLETWQPFGHSPFPQVHARVEDLNFVGKSVSVPFPGELAARLMKYASRQKATLFETMFSVFASVVAARSGNTRQIVGTAVANRDIHGIQNTIGMLVNMLPVCVELSADTRWPALLDRVKEEIRAACAHSHVPFSSMVADLQPERVANLLPYIQVGFSFHNSMTRQLDFDGLDVDIVEGLSNGSAKFDLNVIVVFEDETHPEAGGRFLLEYSTSATDEADVVALMNEFFVRVNAWLDDPERRLAELSGGDVPALAAGLAPEAAFWAAQLEAEAGELFSDVEAAPADAAWRSERLELALASESVECLRAACEAAGIEPSAAWLALHAAAVARFSGSLDVMVGLASDIDGRALPAPLPVALRIDPAASFADVFRVVQQAWRQAHERYARAPGALDAALGAWRGEAGAAEAPRLQSMFSVSQAADGSPSDNHANLDASLRISDEGAVLSVGHADRFLSARAAELYAQAVSRLAEAAAVSLDATVGMAGAPRDAAVLRALAEGARPAYSQATLHQIFEGWAIEQPDAVAVRCGGTAWTYEELDAKGNEIAALLLAGGMRPRETVGVCMARSASLVGALLGILKAGGCYLSLDAALPEARRDWLLSEAGVTHVLVDADAPAFAAGVATHRVDGAPLASFIGMRQPNRPGIDADAPCYYMFTSGSTGEPKATSSSHRAVVNLLTGSDSVRIGRDDRVLMFAPLAFDASTFEIWGPLLNGAQLVVQPGAHASLEELADTLASQRVSVLWLTSALFQEMVAQHPEVFVQVGRVLTGGDVVSPDAMRGFFAAGGRALTVCYGPTEGTVFTTAYTLDAPEQVGTRALIGRPLAHRDLYVIDVFGNLATEGVPGELYVGGGVTDGYLKRPELSAERFAPVANVTDQVLFRSGDIGRWTADGGVEFLGRRDKQIKIRGFRIEAGEIEQAIQAQDGVAQGAVVLVGEEADKRLVAFVTARRGATPSGGAIRDALRSILPDYMVPASIHVIEQLPTTPSGKLNKRALLALAAHPEEAASAQPSDEEVGELEGPVATVWAEVLKLASIERHQDFFAIGGHSLAGMRILSRLSKMLGRRLPLDMLFRYPTVASFAKAISNGAAPAPR from the coding sequence TTGAGCGATGCCGCGGGGCGAATATACCCGATAGGCACGGAGGCGAGGCTGTCCATGTCGCAAGAGCAGGCATGGTTTTTGGAAATGCTTGTGCCGGATAGCATCGCATACAATTTTCAAGCGGTGTTGAATCTGCGCGGGGAGCTTGATGTCGGCGCGCTGGAGCGCGCGCTGGGGCAACTGGTGCAAAGGCATCAGAGCCTTTCAACCGTATTTTTCGAGCGCGATGGCGAGCCGGTGCAGCGGATCGAGGGCGCCTGGCCGGTGACGCTTCCGATTGTCGATCTGTCTCGAATGGCGGGCGCGACGCGCGATGCGTACATCGGTTCGCTGATCCAAATGGAAACCGCGCAGAAGATCGACGTCGGCGTGTTGCCCTTGCTTCGCTGGGTGCTGTTCAAGCGCGGCGAGCGCGATCATGCCTTGCTGCATATCGAGCATCATCTCATTCACGACGGCTGGTCATTCCGGCTGTTCTTGCGCGAGCTGAGCCACTTCTACAATGCCGAGCGCGGCCGCGCGGACCTCGCGCAGCTGGAGCCGGCGATCCAGTTTGTCGATTACTGCAATTTCGAGCACGAATGGCTTGATTCGACGGCCGGCCGGGATGGCCGCGCCTATTGGCGTCAACGTCTTGAAACGTGGCAGCCGTTCGGCCATTCGCCGTTCCCGCAAGTCCATGCGCGAGTGGAGGATCTCAACTTTGTCGGCAAATCGGTTTCGGTGCCGTTTCCGGGCGAGTTGGCCGCGCGCTTGATGAAGTACGCATCCCGGCAAAAGGCGACGCTGTTCGAGACGATGTTCTCGGTGTTCGCGTCGGTTGTCGCCGCGCGCTCGGGCAATACGCGTCAAATCGTCGGCACGGCGGTTGCGAACCGCGACATCCATGGCATTCAAAACACGATAGGCATGCTCGTCAACATGCTGCCGGTGTGCGTGGAGTTGTCGGCCGACACGCGTTGGCCGGCGCTGCTCGACCGCGTGAAAGAAGAGATCCGCGCCGCTTGCGCGCACTCGCATGTTCCGTTCTCGAGCATGGTCGCAGACCTGCAGCCGGAACGCGTGGCGAACTTGCTGCCGTATATCCAGGTGGGCTTCAGCTTCCATAACTCGATGACGCGCCAGCTGGATTTCGACGGCCTGGATGTCGATATCGTCGAAGGTCTGAGCAATGGATCGGCGAAATTCGATCTGAACGTGATTGTCGTGTTCGAAGACGAGACACACCCGGAGGCCGGTGGGCGCTTCCTGCTCGAATACTCCACGTCGGCGACCGACGAGGCCGATGTGGTGGCCTTGATGAACGAGTTCTTCGTCCGCGTGAACGCGTGGCTGGATGATCCCGAGCGCAGGCTTGCCGAGCTGTCGGGCGGAGACGTCCCGGCGCTTGCCGCGGGTTTGGCGCCGGAGGCCGCCTTCTGGGCGGCGCAACTGGAGGCGGAGGCGGGCGAGCTGTTTTCGGATGTGGAAGCCGCGCCGGCCGACGCCGCTTGGCGTTCCGAGCGACTGGAGCTGGCGCTCGCCAGCGAGTCTGTCGAATGCTTGCGCGCCGCCTGCGAGGCCGCGGGCATTGAGCCGTCCGCCGCCTGGCTGGCGTTGCACGCGGCGGCGGTCGCCCGTTTTTCCGGCAGCCTCGACGTGATGGTGGGGCTGGCATCGGACATCGACGGGCGCGCGCTTCCTGCGCCGCTGCCGGTCGCGCTGCGCATCGATCCGGCGGCTTCGTTCGCCGATGTGTTCCGTGTGGTTCAGCAAGCGTGGCGGCAGGCGCATGAGCGCTATGCGCGCGCGCCGGGCGCGCTTGACGCCGCGCTTGGCGCATGGCGAGGCGAGGCGGGCGCGGCTGAGGCCCCGCGGCTGCAATCGATGTTTTCCGTCTCGCAGGCGGCGGATGGCTCGCCATCGGATAACCATGCGAATCTGGACGCGTCGCTGCGCATTTCCGACGAGGGCGCCGTGTTGAGCGTCGGCCATGCCGACAGGTTCTTGTCCGCGCGCGCCGCCGAGCTGTACGCGCAGGCGGTCTCGCGGCTGGCCGAAGCGGCGGCGGTATCGTTGGACGCGACGGTCGGCATGGCCGGCGCGCCGCGCGACGCCGCCGTGCTGCGCGCGTTGGCGGAGGGCGCGCGGCCGGCCTATAGCCAGGCGACGCTGCATCAAATCTTCGAGGGCTGGGCGATCGAACAGCCGGATGCCGTCGCGGTGCGTTGCGGCGGCACGGCCTGGACCTATGAAGAACTCGATGCGAAGGGCAATGAGATCGCCGCGTTGTTGCTGGCGGGGGGAATGCGTCCCCGCGAAACGGTGGGTGTTTGCATGGCGCGCTCGGCCTCGCTGGTGGGCGCCCTGCTAGGCATCTTGAAGGCCGGCGGTTGTTACCTGTCGCTGGATGCGGCCTTGCCCGAGGCTCGCCGTGACTGGCTGTTGAGCGAAGCGGGCGTGACCCATGTGCTGGTTGACGCCGACGCGCCGGCGTTTGCCGCCGGCGTCGCGACGCATCGCGTCGACGGCGCGCCGCTCGCGTCCTTCATCGGCATGCGCCAGCCGAACCGGCCGGGCATCGATGCGGATGCGCCTTGCTATTACATGTTCACGTCGGGTTCGACCGGCGAGCCGAAGGCGACGTCGAGCAGTCATCGAGCGGTGGTGAATCTGCTGACGGGCAGCGATAGCGTGAGGATAGGCCGGGACGACCGCGTGCTGATGTTCGCGCCGCTCGCCTTCGACGCGTCCACATTCGAAATCTGGGGTCCGCTGCTGAATGGCGCGCAGCTCGTCGTGCAGCCCGGCGCGCATGCCAGCCTGGAGGAGCTGGCCGACACGCTGGCGTCGCAGCGGGTGAGCGTGCTCTGGCTCACCTCTGCCTTGTTCCAGGAAATGGTTGCGCAGCATCCGGAGGTGTTCGTCCAGGTCGGGCGCGTGCTGACCGGCGGCGACGTGGTGTCGCCGGATGCGATGCGCGGTTTCTTCGCGGCGGGCGGCCGCGCGCTGACGGTGTGCTACGGCCCGACCGAGGGGACGGTCTTCACCACGGCCTACACCCTCGACGCGCCGGAGCAAGTCGGAACGCGCGCGCTGATCGGCCGGCCGCTAGCGCATCGCGATCTGTATGTGATCGACGTGTTCGGCAACCTTGCGACGGAGGGCGTGCCCGGCGAGTTGTACGTCGGCGGCGGCGTGACGGACGGGTATCTGAAGCGGCCGGAGTTGAGCGCCGAGCGTTTCGCGCCTGTCGCGAACGTGACCGATCAGGTGTTGTTCCGTTCCGGCGATATCGGGCGCTGGACGGCCGACGGCGGCGTGGAGTTTCTCGGTCGGCGCGACAAGCAGATCAAGATCCGCGGTTTCCGCATCGAGGCCGGCGAGATCGAACAGGCGATCCAGGCGCAGGATGGCGTGGCGCAGGGCGCGGTGGTGTTGGTCGGCGAGGAGGCGGACAAGCGGCTGGTCGCCTTCGTCACCGCCAGGCGCGGGGCGACGCCGTCCGGCGGCGCCATCCGCGACGCCTTGAGGTCGATCTTGCCCGACTATATGGTGCCCGCCAGCATTCATGTGATCGAGCAGTTGCCGACGACGCCGAGCGGCAAGCTGAACAAGCGCGCGTTGCTGGCGCTCGCCGCCCATCCGGAGGAGGCCGCGTCGGCGCAGCCGTCGGACGAGGAGGTGGGCGAACTGGAAGGCCCGGTCGCCACGGTATGGGCCGAGGTGCTCAAACTCGCTTCGATAGAGCGCCATCAGGACTTCTTCGCGATCGGCGGCCATTCGCTGGCCGGCATGCGGATTCTGTCGCGCTTGAGCAAGATGCTCGGCCGTCGCCTGCCGCTTGACATGCTGTTCCGATATCCGACCGTCGCGTCCTTCGCCAAGGCGATCTCAAACGGCGCGGCGCCTGCGCCTCGTTGA